One window of the Methylocystis parvus OBBP genome contains the following:
- a CDS encoding TetR/AcrR family transcriptional regulator, with the protein METQEKARGVSRASEATRAALIKAAVSVFSEHGYEGGSVRLITRRAEANQAAINYHFGGKEGLYRAVLEAAAEALEKESFLDAEGLDRLPPEDALRLYLRQFLSPLVKRDRVSQYLRLYTWESVRPSAVFKSFFEARPPRIFRLAERVVRRFSPEDAPREEVAIRTLWLAQQPIFFVRETELLAMAPFGLDFDAAGLERLVDALARLSLAGLRGA; encoded by the coding sequence TTGGAGACGCAGGAAAAGGCGCGCGGCGTCTCGCGCGCCTCGGAGGCGACGCGGGCGGCGCTGATCAAGGCGGCCGTGTCGGTTTTCTCCGAGCATGGCTATGAGGGCGGCTCCGTGCGGCTCATCACCCGGCGCGCCGAGGCCAATCAGGCGGCCATCAATTATCATTTCGGCGGCAAGGAAGGCCTCTATCGCGCCGTTCTCGAGGCCGCCGCCGAGGCGCTGGAGAAGGAAAGCTTTCTCGACGCCGAGGGACTAGACCGGCTGCCGCCAGAAGACGCGCTGCGTCTCTATCTGCGCCAATTCCTGTCGCCGCTCGTCAAGCGCGACCGGGTGAGCCAATATTTGCGGCTCTACACATGGGAAAGCGTGCGGCCGAGCGCCGTGTTCAAGAGTTTCTTCGAAGCGCGCCCGCCGCGCATTTTCCGGCTCGCGGAACGGGTGGTGCGGCGCTTTTCGCCTGAAGACGCGCCGCGCGAAGAGGTCGCCATCCGCACGCTCTGGCTGGCGCAGCAACCGATCTTCTTCGTCCGCGAGACGGAGCTCCTGGCGATGGCGCCGTTTGGGCTGGATTTCGACGCGGCGGGGTTGGAGCGGCTGGTGGACGCGCTGGCGCGGCTGAGTTTGGCGGGGTTGAGGGGAGCCTGA